DNA from Kitasatospora herbaricolor:
GGTGCACCCCACCAGCGTCACCAACACCGTCGACCGGCTGGAGCGGGCCGGCCTGGTGACCCGCCGGCCCAACCCGCTGGACGGCCGCGGCGTGCTCGCCTCGATCACCGACCGCGGCCGCCAGGTCGTCGAGGAGGCGACCAGGGAGCTGGTCGCGATGGAGTTCGGCATGGAGGACTACGACGCCGACCAGTGCCGGCAGGTGTTCGACCTGCTCAGGCCGCTGCGGGTGTCGGCGGGCGACTTCGTCCCGGACGAGGAGCGGGCCGACCGCTGACCGGCACCGCCCGCACGGGCGCCCGGCGGGGCGTCCGGCCGGTGGTCGCGCCACGGCGGGGGCGCGCGCGGGGCGGCGCCGGGCGGCGGCTACCCTCGGGGGAGCGGTGCGCAGATCCGGACGTACCAACCGATCTTGCCGAGCGAGGCGATGTAGGAATGAAGGCGACCCCCCTGCTGGGCTGGTACCGGGCCCTGGCCGTGGCGACCGGCTGTGCGCTGCTGGTCTTCTGCGGCTTCATGGTGGCGAAGTACGGCTTCGGCTCGGCCGAAGAGATCACCACCTATGTGGCGATGCTCCACGGCTACCTCTACATCGGGTACTTCGTGGTCACGTTCATGCTCGGCCAGAAGCTCAAGTGGCCGCTCGGCCGCCTGATCTTCACCCTGGCCGCGGGCTGCATCCCGTTCGCCTCCTTCGTGGCCGAGCGGCGCGTGGTGCGCGAGGCCGCCGAGCAGCCCCCGGTCGGCGCCGCGCAGCAGACCGCCGGCGTCTGACCGGAGCGCCGGGCCCGTACGCGTCGAGGGCGCCCCTCCCCCCAGCCGGGGGAGGGGCGCCCTTCCGCATGCCCGCGGGGGGTTCGCGCCGGGGTCGAAGCCGAAGCGGGTGCGAGCCGGTGCCCCCGGGCGGGCGTCCGCTCCCCGGTGTGGTGCCATCGACAATTACTAGGACATCCTAGTAAATTGTCAGGACGTCCTACCAGCTTTGCCGCCCCGACGCAGTGGCGGCCGTACGGAGCGGAGTTCGGCTCAATGGACGCCGAAGAGATCGAGCGCGGCAGACAGCGCTGGCAGCAGCGCTACGACAGCGCGCGCAAGCGCGACGCGGACTTCAGCACGCTCTCCGGCGACGAGGTCGCGCCGATGTACGGCCCGCCGCCCGGCCAGCCCGTCGAGGGCTTCGAGCGGATCGGCTGGCCCGGCGAGTACCCCTACACCCGGGGCCTGCACGCCACCGGCTACCGCGGTCGGACCTGGACCATCCGCCAGTTCGCCGGCTTCGGCAACGCCGAGCAGACCAACGAGCGCTACCGGATGATCCTGGAGGCCGGCGGCGGCGGCCTCTCGGTCGCCTTCGACATGCCGACCCTGATGGGCTACGACTCCGACGACGCCAAGTCGCTCGGCGAGGTCGGCCACTGCGGGGTCGCCATCGACTCGGCCGCCGACATGGAGGTGCTCTTCCGGGGCATCCCGCTCGGCGAGGTCACCACCTCGATGACGATCAGCGGCCCGGCCGTGCCGATCTTCTGCATGTACCTGGTCGCGGCCGAGCGCCAGGGTGTCGACCCGGCGGTGCTCAACGGCACCCTGCAGACCGACATCTTCAAGGAGTACATCGCCCAGAAGGAGTGGCTCTTCGCCCCCGAGCCGCACCTGCGCCTGATCGGCGACCTGATGGCCTACTGCGCCGAGGGCATCCCCGCGTACAAGCCGCTGTCCGTCTCCGGCTACCACATCCGCGAGGCCGGGGCGACGGCCGCGCAGGAGCTCGCCTACACGCTGGCGGACGGCTTCGCGTACGTCGAGCTGGGCCTGTCGCGCGGGCTGGACGTGGACGTCTTCGCGCCCGGCCTGTCCTTCTTCTTCGACGCGCACCTGGACTTCTTCGAGGAGATCGCCAAGTTCCGCGCCGCCCGCCGGATCTGGGCCCGCTGGATGCGCGACCGCTTCGGCGCCAGGACCGACAAGGCGCAGTGGCTGCGCTTCCACACCCAGACCGCCGGCGTCTCGCTGACCGCCCAGCAGCCGTACAACAACGTGGTCCGCACCGCGGTCGAGGCGCTCTCCGCCGTCCTCGGCGGCACCAACTCGCTGCACACCAACGCCCTGGACGAGACCCTGGCGCTGCCCTCCGAGCAGGCCGCCGAGATCGCCCTGCGCACCCAGCAGGTGCTGATGGAGGAGACCGGCGTCGCCAACGTGGCCGACCCGCTGGGCGGCTCCTGGTACGTCGAGGCGCTGACCGACCGGATCGAGGCGCAGGCGGAGGAGATCTTCGCCCAGATCCTGCGGAAGTCCGAGCAGGCGCACGGCGGCCGGGCGAAGGGCGCCGACGAGCACGAGATCGGCCCGATCACCACCGGCATCCTGCGCGGGATCGAGGACGGCTGGTTCACCGGCGAGATCGCCGAGGCCGCCTTCGCGTACCAGCAGGCCGTGGAGAAGGGCGACAAGCGCGTCGTCGGCGTCAACTGCCACCCCCGGAGCGTCACCCCGGAGCTGGAGATCCTCCGGGTCAGCCACGAGGTCGAGCGCGAGCAGGTGCGGGTGCTGGCCGCCCGCCGGGCCGCGCGCGACGAGGCGGCCGTCAAGGCGGGGCTGGACGCGATGCTCGCCGCGGCCCGCTCCGGCGAGTCGATGATCCCGCCGATGCTGGACGCCGTGCGGGCCGAGGCCACCCTCGGCGAGATCTGCAACCTGCTCCGCGAGGAGTGGGGCATCTACCGGGAGACCGCCAGGTTCTGACGCCTGGCGGCCGGGCGGTCGACACCTGACCGGACGCCGTCCGGCTCCACGCCCCGGACCCGACCCGGGACGGCCCTGCGGCCGTCCCGGGTTCCGGCGTGCCCGGAAGCGGGCGGCGTGCCCGGCCGTGTCCGGCGCCGGGCGGTCGGGGGGCGGGGGCCGGCGGGAGGGGCCGCCGGCGCGGCGGTCAGGCCGCGCCGCCGCCGGCGAGGTGCGGGAAGGGGCCGAGCAGCAGCGTGGTGAACCGGCGGATCCACTCGGGCGTGACCGGCTCGCCGCTGACCAGGATCCGGTGTTCGACGGTGCCGGCGACGGTGTCGAAGATGATGTCGATCTCCTCGGCCGCCGCCTCCTCGTCGAGGTCCGGGTCGAGCTCGCCGCGGGCCTGGGCGTAGGCCCGGCCCTGGCGGACCAGCTGCTTCTGCGGGTCGACGATGGCCTCGCGGATGCGGCGGCGCAGCTGCGGGTCGCGGGTGCCCTCGGCGAACAGCGCCAGCAGGGCGGCCTGGGTCTCCGGCCGGGCCAGCAGCTCGGCGAACTCCCGTACCACGGCCTCGATGTCGGCGCGCAGGCTGCCCAGGTCGGCCAGCACCAGTTCGTCGAAGAGGGTGGCGACGGCGTCGACCACCAGCTCGTTCTTGGAGGGCCAGCGGCGGTACAGGGTGGTCTTGGCGACGCCGGCGCGGGTGGCGACGTGTCCCATGGTGAGCCCGCCCCAGCCGAGTTCGGCGAGGGTCTCCCGGGTGGCGTCCAGGATCGCGCGGTCGGCGGCGGCGCTGCGCGGCCGGCCCTTGGCCCGGGCGGCGCCCTCCGGCCCCGGGCTCCCCGCTGCGGTGTCCTCCGCCGTGGTGCCGGCGGCGCCCGGGGCGCCCTCCGGGGCGGTGGCCGGCCGGTCCGTCGGCCGCGGGCCGACGGCGTCCTGGGTCACGGCGTCCTGGGCCACGGGGATCTGGGCGGCGGACACCGGGCCTCCTTGCGTTCTACCAGTAAGTAACTTGGGTGGGGGACGTAACGGTAGCGACTGATCGTGCCCGATGGCAGCCGCCCGGGCCGCGAAAGTGGGGCAGCTCACGTCCCGCGTTGACGGCATGGGCTTGCGGCGGGGGGCCTCGGTGCAGTTACGCTACGACTCGTAGCGAAAGAGTGACGACCGAGCGCCATCGCTCCTCTGCCGGGGAGCCTCGTGGGACGAGATGGCGCGCGGTGCGGGTGGGGATCCGCACCGAAGGGTTCAGTTTCACCGGGGGCGGGGTGTTCCCGCCCGGGCGGTTCGGGCCACGCAGACCAGCGCGGCGCGACTTTCCCGGCGGATGGCGCCCGCCACCAGCACGGACGGGGGAGGATAGTGCCATGCAGCCACGGAATTCGCATCTGAACAGCTCCGCCCTGCGCGGCGCGGTCGACCTCGCCGCAGTGAAGGCAGCCGGCGAGGCTGCCCAGAAGGCCGAGCAGGCCAGGGCCGAGCGGGCCCGCCAGGCGGCGGCCGCCGAGGAGGCCGGGATCGCCCCGGCCGGCCCGGCCTACCCGCTCGTCATCGACGTCACCGCGGACACCTTCGAGGCCGAGGTCGTCCAGCTCTCGGGCGAGGTCCCGGTCGTCATCGACTTCCGGTCCGGCCGCAGCGCCCTCAGCGCGCAGCTCAGCCCGGTCCTGGAGAGCCTGGCCGAGGAGTACGCCGGCCGGATCGTGCTGGCCCGGATCGACGTGGACACCAGCCCGGTGATCGCCCAGCAGTTCGGGCTGCAGGCCGTTCCGACGGTGATGGCCGTGGTGGCCGGCCAGCTGGTGCCGCTCTTCCAGGGCGCCGAGAGCGAGTCCAACATCCGTCAGGTGCTCGACCAGCTGATCATGGTGGCCGAGCAGCGCTTCGGCGTGGTCGGCGGCGCGGGCGCGGGCGCGCCCGCCGGCGGCGAGCAGCTTCCGTACGTCCCCGAGGACCCGGCGCTGGCCGCCGCGCACGACGCGCTGGACCGGGGCGACCTGGGTGGCGCGATCCAGGCCTACCAGAACGTGCTGCTGGACCAGCCCGGCAACACCGAGGCCAAGCTCGGCCTGGCCCAGGCGCAGCTGCTGCGCCGGGTGGAGGCCTTCGACCCGCAGGCCGTCCGGGCGGCCGCGGCCGCCGACCCCAAGGACGTCGCGGCCCAGCTGGACGCGGCCGACCTGGACCTGGTGGGCGGGCACGTCGAGGACGCCTTCGGGCGCCTGGTCGACACCGTCGGCCGGACCTTCGGGGAGGACCGCGACAAGGCCCGGCTCCGCCTGCTGGAGCTCTTCGAGGTGATCGGCGCCGAGGACTCCCGGGTGACGGCGGCCCGTGGCGCGCTGGCCCGGGTGCTCTTCTGAGCCCTGCCGGCGGGCCCGGCCGGAGCGCCCCCGCGGCTCCTTGCGGGCCCGGCCGGCCCGTTCGGTCGCCGTGGTACTGGCACGGCGGGTGACCTGCGGTGTCGCTGGCGATTTGGCGACATTCCGGTCATCCCCGCCGAGGTTTACCAAATCTTGACAACGCCCCTGGACGGTCACCGCCGGTGACCGTCCAGGGGTGTTTCCTCGGTGTTTCTGGGGGATTTCCCCGGCACGAATCCTTCATTTCGTCAC
Protein-coding regions in this window:
- a CDS encoding MarR family winged helix-turn-helix transcriptional regulator; this encodes MAKPLALDFDPIARADELWTRRWGGVPSMAAITSVMRAHQILLARVDAVLKPYGLTFARYEALVLLTFSRTGELSLSKIGERLMVHPTSVTNTVDRLERAGLVTRRPNPLDGRGVLASITDRGRQVVEEATRELVAMEFGMEDYDADQCRQVFDLLRPLRVSAGDFVPDEERADR
- a CDS encoding tetratricopeptide repeat protein produces the protein MQPRNSHLNSSALRGAVDLAAVKAAGEAAQKAEQARAERARQAAAAEEAGIAPAGPAYPLVIDVTADTFEAEVVQLSGEVPVVIDFRSGRSALSAQLSPVLESLAEEYAGRIVLARIDVDTSPVIAQQFGLQAVPTVMAVVAGQLVPLFQGAESESNIRQVLDQLIMVAEQRFGVVGGAGAGAPAGGEQLPYVPEDPALAAAHDALDRGDLGGAIQAYQNVLLDQPGNTEAKLGLAQAQLLRRVEAFDPQAVRAAAAADPKDVAAQLDAADLDLVGGHVEDAFGRLVDTVGRTFGEDRDKARLRLLELFEVIGAEDSRVTAARGALARVLF
- a CDS encoding acyl-CoA mutase large subunit family protein; translation: MDAEEIERGRQRWQQRYDSARKRDADFSTLSGDEVAPMYGPPPGQPVEGFERIGWPGEYPYTRGLHATGYRGRTWTIRQFAGFGNAEQTNERYRMILEAGGGGLSVAFDMPTLMGYDSDDAKSLGEVGHCGVAIDSAADMEVLFRGIPLGEVTTSMTISGPAVPIFCMYLVAAERQGVDPAVLNGTLQTDIFKEYIAQKEWLFAPEPHLRLIGDLMAYCAEGIPAYKPLSVSGYHIREAGATAAQELAYTLADGFAYVELGLSRGLDVDVFAPGLSFFFDAHLDFFEEIAKFRAARRIWARWMRDRFGARTDKAQWLRFHTQTAGVSLTAQQPYNNVVRTAVEALSAVLGGTNSLHTNALDETLALPSEQAAEIALRTQQVLMEETGVANVADPLGGSWYVEALTDRIEAQAEEIFAQILRKSEQAHGGRAKGADEHEIGPITTGILRGIEDGWFTGEIAEAAFAYQQAVEKGDKRVVGVNCHPRSVTPELEILRVSHEVEREQVRVLAARRAARDEAAVKAGLDAMLAAARSGESMIPPMLDAVRAEATLGEICNLLREEWGIYRETARF
- a CDS encoding TetR/AcrR family transcriptional regulator; translated protein: MLDATRETLAELGWGGLTMGHVATRAGVAKTTLYRRWPSKNELVVDAVATLFDELVLADLGSLRADIEAVVREFAELLARPETQAALLALFAEGTRDPQLRRRIREAIVDPQKQLVRQGRAYAQARGELDPDLDEEAAAEEIDIIFDTVAGTVEHRILVSGEPVTPEWIRRFTTLLLGPFPHLAGGGAA
- a CDS encoding DUF3817 domain-containing protein → MKATPLLGWYRALAVATGCALLVFCGFMVAKYGFGSAEEITTYVAMLHGYLYIGYFVVTFMLGQKLKWPLGRLIFTLAAGCIPFASFVAERRVVREAAEQPPVGAAQQTAGV